One stretch of Streptomyces sp. MMBL 11-1 DNA includes these proteins:
- a CDS encoding carbohydrate ABC transporter permease, whose protein sequence is MATSTPTRDAYATPPREPKKEPPSERRQLWRSRLWRFDDKASPYAYIAPFFLVFGAFGLYPLLYTGWIALHRVEMTGLDSMEWVGWENFDKILHDPEFWTSVSNTFLIGVISTVPQLLVALGLAHLLNYKLRASTFWRTIILTPYATSVASAALVFALVFRADGGLLNWTLGLVGFDPVNWANGHWTSKLAISIIVIWRWTGYNALIYLAAMQAVPNDLYEAASLDGASRWQQFRKVTIPSLRPTILFTIVISTIGSMQLFGEPLLLEGGALGATGGNENQYETLSIYLYNYGWNLGHLGPAAAVAWAMLALLLLIAAANWFIGRFVRKSAV, encoded by the coding sequence GTGGCAACCTCGACCCCCACCCGGGATGCGTACGCGACCCCGCCCCGTGAACCGAAGAAGGAACCGCCGAGCGAACGGCGGCAGTTGTGGCGCAGCCGGCTGTGGCGGTTCGACGACAAGGCGTCCCCGTACGCGTACATCGCGCCGTTCTTCCTCGTCTTCGGGGCCTTCGGGCTCTACCCCCTCCTCTACACCGGCTGGATCGCCCTGCACCGGGTGGAGATGACCGGCCTGGACTCGATGGAGTGGGTGGGCTGGGAGAACTTCGACAAGATCCTGCACGACCCCGAGTTCTGGACCTCGGTCAGCAACACGTTCCTGATCGGCGTCATCTCCACCGTCCCGCAGCTCCTGGTCGCCCTCGGCCTGGCTCATCTCCTCAACTACAAGCTGCGGGCCAGCACGTTCTGGCGCACGATCATCCTCACCCCGTACGCGACCTCGGTCGCCTCGGCCGCCCTCGTCTTCGCCCTGGTGTTCCGGGCCGACGGCGGACTGCTGAACTGGACGCTCGGCCTCGTCGGCTTCGACCCGGTCAACTGGGCCAACGGGCACTGGACCTCGAAGCTCGCCATCTCCATCATCGTGATCTGGCGCTGGACCGGCTACAACGCGCTGATCTACCTCGCCGCGATGCAGGCCGTCCCCAACGACCTCTACGAAGCGGCCTCGTTGGACGGCGCCTCGCGCTGGCAGCAGTTCCGCAAGGTCACCATCCCCTCGCTGCGCCCGACGATCCTGTTCACCATCGTCATCTCCACCATCGGCTCCATGCAGCTCTTCGGCGAGCCGCTGCTGCTGGAGGGCGGGGCCCTGGGCGCCACCGGCGGCAACGAGAACCAGTACGAGACGCTCAGCATCTACCTCTACAACTACGGCTGGAACCTCGGACATCTCGGTCCGGCCGCCGCCGTCGCCTGGGCGATGCTCGCCCTCCTCCTCCTCATCGCCGCGGCCAACTGGTTCATCGGCCGATTCGTCCGCAAGTCCGCGGTCTGA
- a CDS encoding ABC transporter substrate-binding protein, giving the protein MRITRSVAGRRRRTAFVATTGLTVTALLLTGCGGSSDSDKGADADGNITLTLADFGQFGYKEAGLFEKYHELNPKITVKEDTTAEEKNYYPKLLQQLNSGSGLADVQGIEVGRIKEIVDTKADSFADLSKAISVDEWVSWKAKQATAPSGAVIGAGTDIGPMSLCYNRELFEKAGLPTDRAEVAKLTEGGWEDFLALGEQYKKKAPKGTYFMDSASAMFNAVVSSSPEQYYDASGKPIYDKSASVEKGWKLAAEAASKKLTQGLAQFEDQWQAALRKSTVATVVCPAWMAGQISTYAGDANKGKWDITSAPGNTSANWGGSFLAVPKSGKNVAEATKLVKWLTAPEQQAAVFKAIGVFPSNQGAYELPDVKNATLPYFNNAPIGQIYADGAKSIPEAVLGPKDGVIKDSISTQINNMEQRGTSPDDAWDAAVRTIDKAIG; this is encoded by the coding sequence ATGCGCATCACCCGCAGCGTTGCCGGTCGACGCAGGAGAACCGCCTTCGTGGCCACCACGGGCCTCACGGTCACCGCCCTCCTCCTCACCGGATGCGGCGGCTCGTCCGACTCGGACAAGGGAGCCGACGCGGACGGGAACATCACCCTGACCCTCGCCGACTTCGGGCAGTTCGGCTACAAGGAGGCCGGGCTCTTCGAGAAGTACCACGAGCTGAACCCGAAGATCACGGTCAAGGAGGACACCACCGCGGAGGAGAAGAACTACTACCCGAAGCTCCTCCAGCAGCTGAACTCCGGCAGCGGCCTCGCCGACGTCCAGGGCATCGAGGTCGGCCGGATCAAGGAGATCGTCGACACCAAGGCGGACTCGTTCGCCGACCTCTCCAAGGCGATCAGCGTGGACGAGTGGGTGTCGTGGAAGGCGAAGCAGGCCACCGCCCCCAGCGGCGCGGTCATCGGCGCCGGCACCGACATCGGCCCCATGTCCCTCTGCTACAACCGTGAGCTGTTCGAGAAGGCCGGACTGCCCACCGACCGGGCCGAGGTCGCGAAGCTGACCGAGGGCGGCTGGGAGGACTTCCTCGCCCTGGGTGAGCAGTACAAGAAGAAGGCCCCCAAGGGCACGTACTTCATGGACTCCGCGAGCGCCATGTTCAACGCCGTGGTCAGCTCCAGCCCCGAGCAGTACTACGACGCGAGCGGCAAGCCGATCTACGACAAGAGCGCCAGCGTGGAGAAGGGCTGGAAGCTCGCCGCCGAGGCCGCGTCCAAGAAGCTGACCCAGGGCCTCGCCCAGTTCGAGGACCAGTGGCAGGCGGCCCTGCGCAAGAGCACCGTCGCCACCGTCGTCTGCCCCGCCTGGATGGCCGGCCAGATCTCCACCTACGCCGGTGACGCCAACAAGGGCAAGTGGGACATCACCAGCGCCCCGGGCAACACCTCCGCCAACTGGGGCGGCTCCTTCCTCGCCGTCCCGAAGTCCGGGAAGAACGTCGCCGAGGCCACCAAGCTCGTCAAGTGGCTGACCGCCCCCGAGCAGCAGGCCGCCGTCTTCAAGGCGATCGGCGTCTTCCCGTCCAACCAGGGCGCCTACGAGCTGCCCGACGTGAAGAACGCGACCCTGCCGTACTTCAACAACGCCCCCATCGGCCAGATCTACGCCGACGGCGCGAAGTCCATCCCCGAGGCGGTCCTCGGCCCGAAGGACGGCGTGATCAAGGACTCCATCTCCACCCAGATCAACAACATGGAGCAGCGCGGCACCAGCCCCGACGACGCCTGGGACGCGGCCGTGCGGACGATCGACAAGGCCATCGGCTGA